GAATACTCATTGAAAATATTCACACCATCACTTTTTATAGTAACGGTATGAGCATTTCCTGTTCCTGACCATGTTTCCACTGCCCCTGAAGCAACTTTATTACAAGCTGCAATATACTCATTCACACCAAACAAACTACGTTGTATATCTCCAGATAAGAAATCAGCCAATACATGATGCTCATAATCTATATCTAAAGATGGATATCCTTGATTATCAATAAAAAATCTCATGATGCCTCCACTGTTAATATATTGGGTAAGCTGTATTTATATTTCCGGAGGGAGTCAGCCACCCCTCTATTTTTACACCACTTGGAGATAAGCCTGACCATTTTCCATTGGGTAATACTGTTCCGTTGTTATAAGCGCCTCGAATTTCATTCATTACCTGAGCTCTATTCCATGATTTTGGGAAGAACGACGATTGTGGCCCTTTTTGTATCCATTGCCCTGTAGCTGAATTAAATATTTCTACTTTTCCTTGATAAACACCCTGAGCATTAGGAGTGTTAGTAGTTTGCGTGATCCTTGCTTTACCCTGATGGCCTATACTTGCTTCATGGTGGAAACCTACGGCATTTCCTCTTCGGTTTATTTCACCATGAAAAACATGTTTAGCATTAATTTTGGGAGCACATCCTGCCAACCCCAACGGATCCACCCAGCTAATCGGATTCGGGGTATACGCGTAGGTATTCTCCCCGCCCGCCAGTCCGATCGGATCTGACTGGGTAAACCTACCGCAGTTCGGATCGTAGTAGCGGAACAGATTGTAGTGAAGCCCGGTTTCCCTGTCCAGGTACTGGCCCTGATAGCGCAGATTCTGCGCCGTGGCGAGGGTGCCGCTCTCGGCGTCGGTGGAGCCCCAGGCGGAGAAGCGGCCGTGCCAGACCACCTTGCCCTGTGCGTCGGTCATGCGCTCCGGCAGGCCGTTGAGTTCGCTGTGGTACCAGTAAATTTCACTGCTGTCGCCGTGGCGGTCGACGCGGGCCAGCGGCTCGTAGCTGTCTTCCTTGTACAGATACTGGGTGCTGCGCAGCGGCTGGTCGGGACTGTGCTCGCCGACCATCTGCAGGCCGTTCCAGTGGAACAGGGTGGTCTGCGGCTCGCCGTGGTGCGGGTAGAGGGTTTTCCGGGTACGGCGCCCCAGCGCGTCGTAACGGTATTCGGCGCGCTGATGGCGGCTGTCGCCGTCGAAAGTGACGGCGGTCAGGCGGTGCTCGGCGTCGTACTGAAAACGCTGCTCGACGCCGGTGTTGCCGTCGCGGCGCCAGCTGAGCCGGCCGAAGCCGTCATAGCCCCAGCGGTGGCCGTTCAGGCGCTGGAGCAGGTTGCGCCAGACGGTGACGGCCGGGCCGTCGCTGCGGTTGCCGGCGGGGTCGTAGTAAAAACGTTCCTCACGCTGCGGCAGGATACTGTGGGTCAGCTGCCCGCGGGCGTCATAGCCGAAGCGGCGCTGCTGGAACTGCGGCCCGTCGGTGAGGTTGTCGTTCTCAATCAGCTTCTGCTGCACCACCAGGTCCTGACGGTCCCACTGGTAGCGGCGTTCGAACACCAGCGGGTGGCTGCGTTCGCTGCTGGCGCGGCGCAGGGTGATGCGTCCGACGCTGTCGTAACGGGTCTCCTGGGTGACTTCGCCGAGGGTGCAGGTCACTTCCCGGTGCAGCTTGTCGCGCTGCCAGCCGGCGATATCGAGCCGCTGGCCGGCGGTCTGCAGTGCGGTCTGCAGCAGGTGGCCACTGCCGTAGCGCAGCTGGGAGAGGGTGCTGCCGTCGGGCATGTGGGTGGCGCTCAGGTTGCCGAGCGGGTCATGGCTGTGCTGCCAGCGGCCGCTGTGGTTCTCTTCGGCGCACAGGTTGCCGGCGGCGTCGCGGCTGAAGCGCAGGGTCTCCGGCCAGTCGGGCTGCTCGCCGCGCGCCTGCGCCTGCTGCCACAGCGCCAGCGGGGTACGCCGTACTTCCAGCGTTCGCGCCTGGTAGTGGTATTCGGTGCGGCTGTCGGCGGTCTCTTTGGCGGTCAGGCGGCCCAGCGCGTCATAGCTCAGACGGGTGTGGAGCGGCTGCGCCGCGTCGCCGTCCTGCGCCAGCGGGTACTCGGTTATGGCGCTGACCTGTCCCAGCGGGTTGTAACGGTACTGCCTGCGGCGGCCGGCAAAGTCGCTCTGGGCCAGCAGGCGGTGGCCGGCGTCGTAGTCAAACTGCCAGCGCTCGTTGTTGGGGTTGACCAGCGCGGTGAGACGGCCGAAGCGGTCGTACTTAACTTGAATTTTATTCGCTATTGGTGATGTACTAACTTTAGGTAAAGTAGGTGTGGTTGATTAATATAAGAGAGGGTGTAAAACTCCCACCGTTGTTATAAAAATAGCGCCCCCGCATTTTATTACTTATGCTATTTAATAGTAATATGGGAGCGTTATAAAAATTAATGATATCACCCTCCTATTTTAGTATGTCAGGATTAAATACTGCTAATTTTTTATTTTTCATGCCGCAAACCCATCCGCCCTTTTTATATATTTCAAAGATCCAGTCCATTAATTCGCTTTTTTCTCCTAAATATCTGCTGATTGATACCGTACCTAAAGCAAAAATAGCATCTTCTCGAGCATCTGAGAATATAAAGTCATCATATGCTGTGTTTGTTTTTTTTATTTTCATTTTCCTATAGGTTAATGTGTTTTTTTTATGTTTGTCATGATGTTCTTCTAAGAACTTTGACACGAACTCGTCTGCTTCAGAAAACTTACTGTCATTTCTCATTTCTTTCCTGTGGTTTTCTACCACATCCTTCCATATTTTAAATCCTGCAGGAGGGTTTTGGTCAAATGCTATTCTAAAGGCGTCGTTTAAATTACTGACTAAAATATAAGGTGCATTTATTCTCTCTGATATCCCACTGAAAATTTCATTGGAAAATAATAACTCCAATGGTTCTTCCACAAAATAACTCCCCATCACCAACCTCCAGTATTAAATATTTTCACCCATAATAAATTCACCTTTGCGTTGCCAAGGCTGCCACCGGAAACATCCATATCGAGAGGACGTATAGGGTATCCATTTTGTAGTCCTTTTCTAGCTATATTTTGGATCTCGGCCACTTGTTGACTAATAATATCTTTTGACTGATTTAAATCGATTTTATCAAGAGCGCCTTCTACAGATTTAGTGTAACCACTATGATTCCCTTGGTGCCTTGCCATTGCACTTGTCGCCTCATCTTTTTTTCTCAAGAATATACCGTTTTTAGCATCATCAATATAATAGCCTATTTTTTTTAATGCGGGGTGATTAGCCAGTTCCTTAGGAATAATGTGGTGCGCTTGATATCCTTTCCATGACGTAGATCGGGGTAATCCCATCTTTGCCATCATATTTTTGCCAAGGGTGGTTGAACATCCACTCAACCCCAACGGATCCACCCAGCTAATCGGATCCGGGGTATACGCGTAGGTATTCTCCCCGCCCGCCAGCCCGATCGGATCTGACTGGGTAAACCTGCCGCAGTTCGGATCGTAGTAGCGGAACAGATTGTAGTGAAGCCCGGTTTCCCTGTCCAGGTACTGGCCCTGATAGCGCAGGTTCTGCTGTGTGGCGAGGGTGCCGCTTTCGCTGTCGGTGGCGCCCCAGGCGGAGAAGCGGCCGTGCCAGACGACTTTACCCTGCACGTCGGTCATGCGCTCCGGCAGGCCGTTGAGCTCGCTGTGGTACCAGTACACCTCGCTGCTGTCGCCGTGGTGGTCGACGCGGGCCAGCGGCTCGTAGCTGTCTTCCTTGTACAGATACTGGGTGCTGCGCTGTGGCTGGTCGGGACTGTGCTCGCCCACCATCTGCAGGCCGTTCCAGTGGAACAGGGTGGTCTGCGGCTCGCCGTGGTGCGGGTAGAGGGTTTTCCGGGTACGGCGCCCGAGCGCGTCGTAACGGTATTCGGCACGCTGGTAGCGGCTGTCGCCGTCGAAGGTGACGGCGGTCAGGCGGTGCTCGGCGTCGTACTGAAAACGCTGCTCGACGCCGGTGTTGCCGTCGCGGCGCCAGCTGAGCCGGCCGAAGCCGTCATAGCCCCAGCGGTGGCCGTTCAGGCGCTGGAGCAGGTTGCGCCAGACGGTGACGGCCGGGCCGTCGCTGCGGTTGCCGGCGGGGTCGTAGTAAAAACGTTCCTCACGCTGCGGCAGGATACTGTGGGTCAGCTGCCCGCGGGCGTCATAGCCGAAGCGGCGCTGCTGGAACTGCGGCCCGTCGGTGAGGTTGTCGTTCTCAATCAGCTTCTGCTGCACCACCAGGTCCTGACGGTCCCACTGGTAGCGGCGTTCGAACACCAGCGGGTGGCTGCGTTCGCTGCTGGCGCGGCGCAGGGTGATGCGTCCGACGCTGTCGTAACGGGTCTCCTGGGTGACTTCGCCGAGGGTGCAGGTCACTTCCCGGTGCAGCTTGTCGCGCTGCCAGCCGGCGATATCGAGCCGCTGGCCGGCGGTCTGCAGTGCGGTCTGCAGCAGGTGGCCACTGCCGTAGCGCAGCTGGGAGAGGGTGCTGCCGTCGGGCATGTGGGTGGCGCTCAGGTTGCCGAGCGGGTCATGGCTGTGCTGCCAGCGGCCGCTGTGGTTCTCTTCGGCGCACAGGTTGCCGGCGGCGTCGCGGCTGAAGCGCAGGGTCTCCGGCCAGTCGGGCTGCTCGCCGCGCGCCTGCGCCTGCTGCCACAGCGCCAGCGGGGTACGCCGTACTTCCAGCGTTCGCGCCTGGTAGTGGTATTCGGTGCGGCTGTCGGCGGTCTCTTTGGCGGTCAGGCGGCCCAGCGCGTCATAGCTCAGACGGGTGTGGAGCGGCTGCGCCGCGTCGCCGTCCTGCGCCAGCGGGTACTCGGTTATGGCGCTGACCTGTCCCAGCGGGTTGTAACGGTACTGCCTGCGACGGCCGGCAAAGTCGCTCTGGGCCAGCAGGCGGTGGCCGGCGTCGTAGTCAAACTGCCAGCGCTCGTTGTTGGGGTTGACCAGCGCGGTAAGACGGCCGAAGCGGTCGTACTGATAGCGTGTCTCGATGCCGGCCGGGTCGACGGCGCAGGTTATCTGGCCGCGCACGTTGCGCTCGACGCGGCGTTCGGAGAAGGCGTCGATGTTCTCGCGGCAGGGCAGACCGGCGTGGTCGTAGTCGTAGCGGGTTTCCCGGCCGTCGGGACGCACCAGCGCCTGCAGACGTCCGGCGGCGCTCCAGCGATAGCGGGTGGCGTTGCCTTCGGCATCGCAGGTGCGGAGCAGATTGCCGGCGTCGTCATACTCGCGGCGGCTCTGGTGGCCGGAGCAGTCTTCGTCGCGGGTCAGCTGGCCGAGGGCGTTCCACCAGAACTGCTGGGTATTGCCGAGCGGGTCGGTGCGGGTCAGCAGGTCGCCCTGGTCGTTCCAGGTAAAGCGGCTGACGTTGCCGAGCGGGTCGGTCATCTCCACCACGTCGCCGAACGGGTTGTAGCGATATTGCCAGCAGGCGCCGTCGGGCAGCACCTCTTTTAACGGCAGCGCCCAGGCGGTGTGCCAGGTGGTCTGGGTGGTGTTGCCGAGCGGGTCGCGCACCAGTATCAGGTTGCCGCGCTCGTCATAGCCCAGCTCCCAGCGCTGGTCGTCGGGGGTGATGACGGCGCTGAGGTTCTCGCGCAGGGCGGCCCAGCGGAAGCGCCAGCGGGCGCCGTAGCTGTCGGTATAGTCGGTAATGCGCAGCAGGCTGTCCCAGCGGTGTTCGGTGGTGCCGCCGGACAGGCAGGTGACGCTGGCGCGGCGTGCGGCTTCGTCCGCCTCCAGCAGCCAGTGCTCCAGACACTGCAGCTGCGCGTCCAGCACCAGATACTCGCTGACGCGCCAGTGGTCGCCGTCCGCCGCGCGCTGCCAGCGGTAGCTGACGCGCAGATCGGTGGCGTAGCTGTGCCAGGCCAGCAGGCCGCTGGCGTCGTCCCAGCCGTAACGGCGGGTGACGATGGCGTCGGCGTCGCGCACCGCAATCAGCTGCCCCTGCGGGTTGTAGTCATACTGCACCAGCAGGCGTTTTTCCTGTCCGACGTGCTGATGCACCGCAAGCAGACGGCCGTGGCGCGCGTCGTAGCTGAGCTCGACGTCCAGCGCCTGGTTGTCGCTGGAGATGGTGACCAACTGGCCGGCGCTGTTCCAGGCGAAGTGGTGGCAGTTCTCGTGGCGGTCATAAATGCGCGCGATGCGCCATTCGCCGACGCGGGCCGGGTCCGGCTCGTACAGCTGGTGTTCGCCCTCGGCGGTCTGCAGCAGCATCACGCCCTGCAGCGAGCAGTAGAGGGTAAAGCCGTCCTCGGTAAAGCGAATGACGTCGCCGGGGGTGATGTTGCCGAGGCCGGTCTCGCGGCCGGAGGCGTCGCGCAGGATAAACTGCGGCTGGCCGTTGTCGTCCAGCATGCGCAGCAGGCGGGTTTCGAACGGCAGCATCCAGCCGACGCCGAGCAGGCCGGCGGCGCGGTTGCGGCTGTTGTACAGGCGCTGCCAGTAAAGCGGGATGCGGTCGGGGAGGGTGAAGTCAAGCTCTTCCTCGCCGGCGAGGATTTTGGCGCCGGTGGGGATATGCACCGGGTGGCCGGTCTGGGTGGCGGCCACCAGCGTTGTACCCACGGCAGCGCCGGCGGCGTTGCCCGCCAGATCGGCGGCGGCCACGGCGGCCAGAGCGCAGCCGGCATCCTTCAGCGCCAGACGGGGCATTACGCGGCGGAACAGCGACTGGCCGAGCGCCAGGCCCTGCTTGCCCAGGCCGCCGATCAGGCCGCCGGCAAAGTAGGCCAGCGCGTTTTTACCGCTGCGGATATCGCGCACCACGATGCCGTCGCCGCCAATGCGTACGCGCGGGTTGTCCGCCACCTCGATCTTGGCTTCACAGGTGCTGCGGTCGCCGTTGCGCGCGGCTGGGTGGCCGTTGATCAGCACCTTCTTCGAACCTTCGGCCAGGAAGTTGACGTTCTCCGCCATATGGCCCTTGGTGCAGGCGACGGTGTCTTTGTTGGCCGGGGTGGCGTACGGGCTGGCGCTCTCGACGGTGGGCTGGGTGATGTCGTCCCAGACGTCGCCGAGCCAGTTTTTCACCGATTCGCCGTCGATGCTGGCGATCTTGTCGATCAGCGGGCCGGGATGCATCACGCTGGAGATGATGCCGCCGGCCACCGCCAGGGCGCTGTCGATAAGATCCGGGCCTTCTTCAGCGCCAACGTCGGGACTGTTGAGAAAATCGTGGTCGACGGTGCCGGCGGCGCGGGCCGCCGGTTTGCCGTTCATATGGACGTTGTCGGAGCCGCTGGTGATAAAGGCGTCGGGCGGGCCGGTGCCGATCAGCGTATCCACCAGCGCGCCGGCGGCGGTGCCGATTTTCTCCGGAATGCCGGACACCATGGCGCCGGCGACTAGGGCGAAACCGACCGGCGCGCCGAGCCCGGAGGAGATCAGCGCGGTGGCGCCGGCGTAGATGCCGGCATAGATGGCGCCCTCAACTAGGCCGCTGACAAAGTCGGCCAGCAGCGAGCTGTGCACCAGCGGGTCGCCGAGACTCGCGGCGGTTAAATCAGACATCGCTTACGCCTCCGCTGCGTTGCCGGCCGGAATAAATCCCTGGCGGATCTGTTCCCAGGTGGCCTGCGCCTCGGCGGCGAAGGCGGCGCTGGTGCTGAAGGTCAGCACCATCAGGTGGCTTTCCAGGCGTACGACCAGCAGTTGCTGCTCGATGGCGATGCCCTGGTTTTCAAAACGCACGCTGACCGCCCGTGCCGGCAGCGGGCCGAAGCTGCTGTCCTCCACGGCGCGGGCGCTGAATTTCTTCATATCACGCTTCACCTTGGCCAACTGCTGTTGCAGGTAGGCTTCCTCCTGGCCCGGTTTGACATCATAGGCGCGGGTGACCACCAGCGTGGCGCGCGCCTGCGGCAGTTTGAGGATGGTGACGCTGGTATCCTGCGCCGCTTCCGGCAGCGTCAGGGTGCCTTCGGACAGGGCGTAACGGGTCTGCTGCGTCATGCGTTGCCCTCCGAAGAGCTGTTGAACACCTTGGCGACTTCCTGCGTGATCTCCGCCGGGGTTGGCGTCGGCGTTTTACCTTTGGCCGGTTTTTTGATGTTGAGATCCAGCGTGCCGCCGGTGTTGATTTCGCCCTGCGCGCTGGCGTTGATTTCAAACTGGGTGCACTGAATCGAGACGGTGCCGTTCGGATTGAGCGTAAGCTTGCTGTCGCCGCTTACCAGCGTGATGCCTTCGCCGGAGCTCAGCATGATCTGCTGCTGCGTCTTCATCGCATAGTCGCCGCCCACCAGTTCACTGCGGTTGTACTGGGTCGACTGGCGGTATTCGCCGTTAACCTGGCTTTCATGGTTTTTAGTGACGATAAAGTTGTGGTGGCCGCCGACGGAGTGGCTCTCGTCATTCTTGACGTTGGTATCCATATTGCGCTCGGCCTGGATCCACACCTGCTCGGAGCCGGCCTTGTCCTCAAAGCGCAGGGCGTTGGCGTTGTCCGGCGTGCCGTCTTTGGAGCGGCTCATAAAGCCCATCTGGGTGGCGGCGGCCGGCAGCGCCCACGGCGGCATGCTGGCTTCGTTGTACACGCGGCCGATGACGATTGGCCGGTCCGGGTCACCGTTGATAAAGTCGATCACCACCTCGTCGTTGACGCGCGGGATCTGCACGCCGCCGAAGCCCTGGCCGGCCCAGGCGCTGGAGACGCGCACCCAGCAGGAGCTGGTGTCGTCGCCTTTGGCCAACCGGTCCCAGTGGAACTTCACCTTGATGCGGCCGTATTTGTCGGTCCAGATCGACTCGCCCTGCGGGCCGACCACGCGGGCGGTCTGCGGGCCGTGGGTTTTCGGCCACGACGCGCTCTGCGCCGGGCGGAACTGCACATCGGCCGGGATGACGGTGAAGTCGATGCGGTGCAGGCTGCCCTGCGTATCGCCGCTGGCGTAGCTGTTTTCGCGCAGGGTATAGCGGGCGGAGAGCGTCAGGTATTCGCCGTTATCGGCAAGATAGGGCGCTTTGATCAGCGTAAAGGTGTTGCCGGGGGCGATGCCCAGCGCGGTAGCGGTGCCGGTCACCTGCTGATGCTCGGCCTGCCAGGATTCCTGACGCACGCGCGCGTAGAACTCGCCCTGCTGATGCTCGGTATAGCGGCCGGGCCAGTCGTAGACGTCAATCTGGCCGGGGGCCGGCGAGGCCGGGTTCTGCCGCGCCTGGAACAGCCAGGCGTTGGGCTTGCGGAAGTCGTAATCGTCCACGCTGTAGATGCCGGGGGTCACCTGATCGGCCAGCGTCCACTGGCTGATGCCTTCTTCACTGGTGACGCCGCCGGACGGCGTGACGTGGTACGGAATGGTTTCATAGCCGGGGAACGGCTGGTGATGGTGCGGGTTATCGGCCAGCACCATGGTGTGTTTGTCCTGCTCGTGCTTGAAGTAGTAGTAAATGCCTTCCAGCTCCATCAGGCGGCTGATGAAGTTAAAGGTGGATTCACTGTACTGCACGCAGTAGCCCCATTGGCGATACTCGCCGGTCAGCTGGTCTTCCAGCTGAATGTTCTGTTCGGCCAGCAGCGCTTTGACGATGTCCGGAACGGTCTGTTCCTGGAAGATGCGGAAGTTGCGATCCTTGAGCATCGGCCACAGGTCGGGCTGTACGCGCAGGGCGTACACCGAATAGCGGGTGCCGCTGATCTCTTCGCTGCTGACGGCGATGGCGGTGATCTTGCCGTTGAGATAGCGGGGCGGGCGCAGCAGGCCGGGGATCGGGATTTCCAGCGTCAGCGGCTGGCCGAGCAGCGCCTTGCGGTCCAGACGTGCGTCGGTGCTCAGCAGTTCGATGCGGAAATCAAACGGCGTGGACAGGGCTTCGGTGCCTTCCAGCGAACGAAACAGCAGTTGTTCAGGGCCAAGCGGCGTATAAGCTGTGATGCGGTCTAACATAGAAACATCCTTGGTGAATGACACTCCTCGT
The nucleotide sequence above comes from Serratia rhizosphaerae. Encoded proteins:
- a CDS encoding type VI secretion system Vgr family protein, translating into MLDRITAYTPLGPEQLLFRSLEGTEALSTPFDFRIELLSTDARLDRKALLGQPLTLEIPIPGLLRPPRYLNGKITAIAVSSEEISGTRYSVYALRVQPDLWPMLKDRNFRIFQEQTVPDIVKALLAEQNIQLEDQLTGEYRQWGYCVQYSESTFNFISRLMELEGIYYYFKHEQDKHTMVLADNPHHHQPFPGYETIPYHVTPSGGVTSEEGISQWTLADQVTPGIYSVDDYDFRKPNAWLFQARQNPASPAPGQIDVYDWPGRYTEHQQGEFYARVRQESWQAEHQQVTGTATALGIAPGNTFTLIKAPYLADNGEYLTLSARYTLRENSYASGDTQGSLHRIDFTVIPADVQFRPAQSASWPKTHGPQTARVVGPQGESIWTDKYGRIKVKFHWDRLAKGDDTSSCWVRVSSAWAGQGFGGVQIPRVNDEVVIDFINGDPDRPIVIGRVYNEASMPPWALPAAATQMGFMSRSKDGTPDNANALRFEDKAGSEQVWIQAERNMDTNVKNDESHSVGGHHNFIVTKNHESQVNGEYRQSTQYNRSELVGGDYAMKTQQQIMLSSGEGITLVSGDSKLTLNPNGTVSIQCTQFEINASAQGEINTGGTLDLNIKKPAKGKTPTPTPAEITQEVAKVFNSSSEGNA
- a CDS encoding RHS repeat-associated core domain-containing protein; the protein is MSDLTAASLGDPLVHSSLLADFVSGLVEGAIYAGIYAGATALISSGLGAPVGFALVAGAMVSGIPEKIGTAAGALVDTLIGTGPPDAFITSGSDNVHMNGKPAARAAGTVDHDFLNSPDVGAEEGPDLIDSALAVAGGIISSVMHPGPLIDKIASIDGESVKNWLGDVWDDITQPTVESASPYATPANKDTVACTKGHMAENVNFLAEGSKKVLINGHPAARNGDRSTCEAKIEVADNPRVRIGGDGIVVRDIRSGKNALAYFAGGLIGGLGKQGLALGQSLFRRVMPRLALKDAGCALAAVAAADLAGNAAGAAVGTTLVAATQTGHPVHIPTGAKILAGEEELDFTLPDRIPLYWQRLYNSRNRAAGLLGVGWMLPFETRLLRMLDDNGQPQFILRDASGRETGLGNITPGDVIRFTEDGFTLYCSLQGVMLLQTAEGEHQLYEPDPARVGEWRIARIYDRHENCHHFAWNSAGQLVTISSDNQALDVELSYDARHGRLLAVHQHVGQEKRLLVQYDYNPQGQLIAVRDADAIVTRRYGWDDASGLLAWHSYATDLRVSYRWQRAADGDHWRVSEYLVLDAQLQCLEHWLLEADEAARRASVTCLSGGTTEHRWDSLLRITDYTDSYGARWRFRWAALRENLSAVITPDDQRWELGYDERGNLILVRDPLGNTTQTTWHTAWALPLKEVLPDGACWQYRYNPFGDVVEMTDPLGNVSRFTWNDQGDLLTRTDPLGNTQQFWWNALGQLTRDEDCSGHQSRREYDDAGNLLRTCDAEGNATRYRWSAAGRLQALVRPDGRETRYDYDHAGLPCRENIDAFSERRVERNVRGQITCAVDPAGIETRYQYDRFGRLTALVNPNNERWQFDYDAGHRLLAQSDFAGRRRQYRYNPLGQVSAITEYPLAQDGDAAQPLHTRLSYDALGRLTAKETADSRTEYHYQARTLEVRRTPLALWQQAQARGEQPDWPETLRFSRDAAGNLCAEENHSGRWQHSHDPLGNLSATHMPDGSTLSQLRYGSGHLLQTALQTAGQRLDIAGWQRDKLHREVTCTLGEVTQETRYDSVGRITLRRASSERSHPLVFERRYQWDRQDLVVQQKLIENDNLTDGPQFQQRRFGYDARGQLTHSILPQREERFYYDPAGNRSDGPAVTVWRNLLQRLNGHRWGYDGFGRLSWRRDGNTGVEQRFQYDAEHRLTAVTFDGDSRYQRAEYRYDALGRRTRKTLYPHHGEPQTTLFHWNGLQMVGEHSPDQPQRSTQYLYKEDSYEPLARVDHHGDSSEVYWYHSELNGLPERMTDVQGKVVWHGRFSAWGATDSESGTLATQQNLRYQGQYLDRETGLHYNLFRYYDPNCGRFTQSDPIGLAGGENTYAYTPDPISWVDPLGLSGCSTTLGKNMMAKMGLPRSTSWKGYQAHHIIPKELANHPALKKIGYYIDDAKNGIFLRKKDEATSAMARHQGNHSGYTKSVEGALDKIDLNQSKDIISQQVAEIQNIARKGLQNGYPIRPLDMDVSGGSLGNAKVNLLWVKIFNTGGW
- a CDS encoding YacL family protein; its protein translation is MRFFIDNQGYPSLDIDYEHHVLADFLSGDIQRSLFGVNEYIAACNKVASGAVETWSGTGNAHTVTIKSDGVNIFNEYSEEELNIKSIEEFRKYLENWKKLLISNGSTE
- a CDS encoding DcrB-related protein, coding for MTQQTRYALSEGTLTLPEAAQDTSVTILKLPQARATLVVTRAYDVKPGQEEAYLQQQLAKVKRDMKKFSARAVEDSSFGPLPARAVSVRFENQGIAIEQQLLVVRLESHLMVLTFSTSAAFAAEAQATWEQIRQGFIPAGNAAEA
- a CDS encoding RHS repeat-associated core domain-containing protein, producing the protein MPDGSTLSQLRYGSGHLLQTALQTAGQRLDIAGWQRDKLHREVTCTLGEVTQETRYDSVGRITLRRASSERSHPLVFERRYQWDRQDLVVQQKLIENDNLTDGPQFQQRRFGYDARGQLTHSILPQREERFYYDPAGNRSDGPAVTVWRNLLQRLNGHRWGYDGFGRLSWRRDGNTGVEQRFQYDAEHRLTAVTFDGDSRHQRAEYRYDALGRRTRKTLYPHHGEPQTTLFHWNGLQMVGEHSPDQPLRSTQYLYKEDSYEPLARVDRHGDSSEIYWYHSELNGLPERMTDAQGKVVWHGRFSAWGSTDAESGTLATAQNLRYQGQYLDRETGLHYNLFRYYDPNCGRFTQSDPIGLAGGENTYAYTPNPISWVDPLGLAGCAPKINAKHVFHGEINRRGNAVGFHHEASIGHQGKARITQTTNTPNAQGVYQGKVEIFNSATGQWIQKGPQSSFFPKSWNRAQVMNEIRGAYNNGTVLPNGKWSGLSPSGVKIEGWLTPSGNINTAYPIY